One genomic region from Pongo abelii isolate AG06213 chromosome 4, NHGRI_mPonAbe1-v2.0_pri, whole genome shotgun sequence encodes:
- the LOC129059286 gene encoding uncharacterized protein LOC129059286: MLARTVSICMRATQKPAAEGFRRCILSSAGCYRRRSTENCPHPGPGRPCSPSSSCPTAACTGAWSRAVRSRQRAQRGGPGPRPSDCLAAASKKLHFYLIPQQFRSSHQGQPLFLDSCARICYQIFLKREGTSDSWLTLRCCQSGWSQRAKQQPLMESLHDTASEVLLLKEHFSRMDHN, translated from the exons atgttggccaggacggtctcgatctgcATGCGGGCCACACAGAAGCCCGCCGCCGAGGGGTTTCGGAGATGTATACTTTCGTCAGCCGGTTGCTACCGTAGGCGAAGTACAGAAAACTGTCCTCATCCGGGCCCGGGACGTCCCTGCAGCCCAAGTTCGTCATGTCCCACTGCTGCCTGCACGGGAGCCTGGAGCAGAGCTGTGAGGAGCCGCCAGAGAGCGCAGCGCGGCGGCCCAGGACCCCGGCCCAGTGACTGCCTCGCTGCCGCCTCCAAGAAGTTGCACTTTTACCTCATCCCTCAACAGTTCAGATCCTCTCACCAGGGGCAACCCCTATTTTTGGATTCTTGTGCTAGGATATGttatcaaatttttttaaaaag GGAAGGAACATCTGACTCTTGGCTCACACTAAGATGCTGCCAGAGCGGCTGGTCTCAAAGGGCAAAACAACAGCCCCTGATGGAAAGTCTTCACGACACAGCCTCCGAGGTCCTTCTGCTCAAG